The sequence below is a genomic window from Thiomonas intermedia.
GTTGCGCAGACGCCTCGGCCAGTGGCAGCACGGTAGGCGCGGCATCGCGGCGATGCTGGTATTCCACCGTGCCCGCGGCGATGCCGCGATCGGAAACCACCAATCGATGCGGCACGCCAATCAGCTCCCAATCGCCGAGCATCACGCCCGGGCGCTCGCCGCGGTCGTCCAGCGCCACATCCACACCGGCCCCCAGAAGCTCGTCGTAGAGCGCGTCGGCCGCTTGGCGAACGGCCTCGCTGCGGTCATAGCCGATGGGACAGATCACGGCGGTGAACGGCGCGATCGCATCCGGCCAGATCATGCCCTTGGCGTCATGGTTCTGCTCGATGCAGGCCCCGAGAATGCGGGTGATGCCGATGCCGTAGCACCCCATTTCCAGCGTTTGCGATTTGCCCTTGTCGTCCAGGAAGGTCGCGCCCATCGCGGCCGAATACTTGGTGCCCAGATAGAACACATGGCCCACTTCGATGCCACGGCAGATCGAGAGCGTGCCCTGGCCATCCGGGCTGGGGTCGCCCGCCAGCACGTTGCGGATGTCCGCCACCTCGGGCTCGGGAAGGTCGCGCCCCCAATTGACGCCGGTGTAGTGGAAGTCCTCGGCGTTCGCGCCGACGACGAAGTCGTGCATCTGGGCCACCGTGCGGTCGGCAATCACGCGAACGGGAAGGCGGGTGCCCAGCGGCCCCAGATAGCCCGGGGGCGTGCCGAAGGTGGCCACAATCTCGGCCTCGGTCGCCATGCGAGTGTTGGACAGGCCGGCAAGCTTGCCCACCTTGACCTCGTTCACCGCATGATCGCCACGCACCAGCAGCAGCACCACCGTGGCCGGCTGTCCGGCCTTCTCGGCGTCGACCGCAAGCACGACCGATTTGATCGTCTGCTGCAGTGCGATGCCCAACAGGGCCGCCACGTCCTCGCATTTCGCCGCGCCCGGCGTGGGCGTCTTCTGCAGGGCTTGTGAGGGCTCTGCGCGCGTGGCGATCAGGGAAAGCGCTTCGGCCTTCTCGATGTTGGCGGCAAAGTCCGAACCCTCACAGTAGGCGATGGCGTCTTCTCCGGTGTCGGCAATGACGTGGAATTCATGGCTGAGCGATCCGCCGATGGCGCCGGAATCCGCCGCAACGGCACGGAACTCGAAGCCAAAGCGCTGGAAGATCCGCACATAGGCATCGAACATCGCTCGGTAGCTGGCCTGCGCCGACTCGAAATCGCGATCGAAGGAATAGGCATCCTTCATGGTGAACTCGCGGGCCCGCATCACGCCAAATCGCGGACGTCGTTCGTCGCGGAACTTGGTCTGGATGTGATAGAAGTTGAGCGGCAGCTGACGCCAGCTCCGCACCTCGCTGCGCACCAGGTCGGTCACGACCTCCTCGGACGTCGGCTGGACCACGAAGTCGCGGTCGTGGCGGTCTTTGATGCGCAGCAGCTCGGGCCCGAACTTGTCCAGGCGGCCCGTCTCCTGCCAGAGTTCGGCGGGCTGCACGACGGGCATGAGCAACTCGATCGCACCCGCGCGATTCATTTCCTCGCGCACGATGGCCTCGACCTTGCGGATGCTGCGCAAGCCCAGCGGCAGATAGCTGTAAAGCCCGGCGGCGTGCTTCTTGATCATGCCTGCGCGCAGCATCAGCGCCTGGCTGCGAACATCGGCATCAGCCGGATCGTCTTTCTGAGTGGAGATGAAAAATCGGGAAATTTTCATGCGTAGCGGCGCGGGGCCGACATTGAGGAGAAGGGGTGAGAAGGACAGCGGGATCGGCTGCGTCAGCCGTCAAGGGCCTTCCACGGGCCCCTTCGCCCTGTGGAGATACCCCCTGCAACGACGGCGTCGCTGCCTATAATCAAGCGGAGAATTCTAAAAGATCGAGGATCAGGCGATGTTGGATCGCGAAGGCTACCGTCCCAACGTGGGCATCATCCTGCTCAACGCCAGAAATCAGGTGTTCTGGGGCAAGCGCGTCCGGGCGCATTCCTGGCAGTTTCCCCAGGGTGGCATCAACCCGGGCGAAACGCCCGAACAGGCGATGTACCGTGAGTTGCACGAAGAGGTCGGCCTCAACCCTTGTCATGTCCGCATCATCGCCCGTACCCGGCACTGGCTGCGCTACGACGTGCCCAGTCACTTCGTTCGCCGCGACAGCCGCGGCATCTACAAGGGCCAGAAGCAGATCTGGTATCTGCTGCGCCTGACGGGACGCGATTGTGATGTCTGCCTGCGCGCCACCGAGCACCCCGAATTCGACGCCTGGCGCTGGAACGAATACTGGATCCCGCTCGACAGCGTGATCGAGTTCAAACGCGAGGTCTATCAGATGGCGCTTACCGAGCTGGCGCACTTCCTGCCCAAAGCCGAACCTCGTACGCGATTCCTGCGCGCCAATCTGCGCCATCGGCACGAAGGGCCGGGGACGGTTGCCGAGCCTGGCGCTACGTCCTCCCATCTCACCAACCCGGATCCCGCATGATGTTTTCCCGATCGGCGCCTGTGCGCGCCGCACTGCTGGCCTGTCTGTGGCCCGCACTCGTCCTGGCGCCCTGCGCCCACGCGCAGTCCACCAGCGACGAAGGCTGGTTCGGCGCCAAAACGACGACAGCCGAAGCCCCAGTGACCTTTCCCCGCGCACCCCAAGACCTCGTGCACGTGCACATCACCGCGAGTGGGTCGCTTCAGTTTTATGTCGATCGGGGGTCGGTCTCGGTAGAACCCGGACAGACCGTGCGCTACACCCTGGTCGGAAAAACGCCTGACGGTCCGAGCAACATCACCTACGAGGGCATCAATTGCGCCAAGCGGCAGTGGAAACTCTATGCCCTCTGGAACGACGCCAGCAAGCAGTGGGTGGCGGCAGCCGGAAGTGACTGGCAGCCCATTCCCGAAAACGGCGCCGCTCGTGTGCACTCCACGCTGTTCCGCGATGATTTCTGCCGCAACCAGTCGGTCCGAGGCCCTGCGGCCGACCTGGTGCGCCGCATCGAACTGGGGCTGCACGCCCCTTCGGATTGATAGCGGCGGAATCCGCCTACAGAAACACCATATTGTCGCGGTGGATCAGCTCGGGTTCCTCGCTGAATCCAAGAATGGCCTCGATGTCCGAAGACGGACGGCGCATGATGCGCCGGGCCTGGGATGCCGCGTAATTGCTCAATCCACGGGCGATTTCCGCGCCACTGGCGTCACGTACTGCAATGACGTCGCCCCGCTCGAAGTCCCCGTGCACCTCGATCACGCCGACGGGCAGCAAACTCGCGCCCTGGGCGCGAA
It includes:
- a CDS encoding RNA pyrophosphohydrolase, with product MLDREGYRPNVGIILLNARNQVFWGKRVRAHSWQFPQGGINPGETPEQAMYRELHEEVGLNPCHVRIIARTRHWLRYDVPSHFVRRDSRGIYKGQKQIWYLLRLTGRDCDVCLRATEHPEFDAWRWNEYWIPLDSVIEFKREVYQMALTELAHFLPKAEPRTRFLRANLRHRHEGPGTVAEPGATSSHLTNPDPA
- a CDS encoding CNP1-like family protein; amino-acid sequence: MMFSRSAPVRAALLACLWPALVLAPCAHAQSTSDEGWFGAKTTTAEAPVTFPRAPQDLVHVHITASGSLQFYVDRGSVSVEPGQTVRYTLVGKTPDGPSNITYEGINCAKRQWKLYALWNDASKQWVAAAGSDWQPIPENGAARVHSTLFRDDFCRNQSVRGPAADLVRRIELGLHAPSD
- a CDS encoding proline--tRNA ligase; translation: MKISRFFISTQKDDPADADVRSQALMLRAGMIKKHAAGLYSYLPLGLRSIRKVEAIVREEMNRAGAIELLMPVVQPAELWQETGRLDKFGPELLRIKDRHDRDFVVQPTSEEVVTDLVRSEVRSWRQLPLNFYHIQTKFRDERRPRFGVMRAREFTMKDAYSFDRDFESAQASYRAMFDAYVRIFQRFGFEFRAVAADSGAIGGSLSHEFHVIADTGEDAIAYCEGSDFAANIEKAEALSLIATRAEPSQALQKTPTPGAAKCEDVAALLGIALQQTIKSVVLAVDAEKAGQPATVVLLLVRGDHAVNEVKVGKLAGLSNTRMATEAEIVATFGTPPGYLGPLGTRLPVRVIADRTVAQMHDFVVGANAEDFHYTGVNWGRDLPEPEVADIRNVLAGDPSPDGQGTLSICRGIEVGHVFYLGTKYSAAMGATFLDDKGKSQTLEMGCYGIGITRILGACIEQNHDAKGMIWPDAIAPFTAVICPIGYDRSEAVRQAADALYDELLGAGVDVALDDRGERPGVMLGDWELIGVPHRLVVSDRGIAAGTVEYQHRRDAAPTVLPLAEASAQLQSRLKH